A single region of the Erythrobacter sp. genome encodes:
- the putP gene encoding sodium/proline symporter PutP, producing METATLASLAVYFIAMLGIGLYAWKKSTEDSEGYLLAGRNLPPAVAALSAGASDMSGWLLLGLPGALYAAGLVEAWIGIGLFLGAVANWIIVAPRLREQTESYGNALTIPQFLANRFPDQGTTLRIVSAIIIVVFFTVYTAAGLVGGGKLFETAFAGLLPDVGMSDYMLGIVITAGIVLAYTMIGGFLAVSLTDFVQGVIMMVALVIMPLVVMFGGGGDGGESLTEVPVEGFLSLTQGLTFLGFISAVTWGLGYFGQPHIIVRFMAIDTVEKVRTARNVGLSWMAISLVGAVGMGLAGRAYAERNGLMVDDPETIFIVLADLLFHPAITGFLFAALLAAIMSTISSQLLVSSSSLTEDFYRLFLRKNAGEREAVNIGRVCVALVAVAAIVIASDPQSEVLGLVANAWAGFGAAFGPLIILALTWRGMTGAGAVAGLVTGAVVAGAWIALEWNSSFLGGEGLYEIVPGFIASWIAIYLVSKGTTQSAATRAQAPAE from the coding sequence ATGGAAACCGCAACCCTCGCCTCGCTCGCCGTCTATTTCATCGCCATGCTCGGCATCGGGCTTTACGCCTGGAAGAAGTCGACCGAGGATTCCGAAGGCTACCTCCTCGCCGGGCGCAACCTGCCTCCGGCGGTCGCCGCGCTTTCGGCTGGCGCCTCGGATATGTCCGGCTGGCTGCTGCTCGGCTTGCCCGGCGCGCTCTATGCCGCAGGGCTGGTCGAGGCGTGGATCGGGATCGGCCTGTTCCTGGGCGCGGTCGCCAACTGGATCATCGTCGCCCCGCGCCTGCGCGAACAAACCGAGAGTTACGGCAATGCGCTGACGATCCCGCAATTTCTCGCCAACCGCTTCCCCGACCAGGGCACCACCCTGCGCATCGTCTCTGCGATCATCATCGTGGTGTTCTTCACGGTCTATACCGCCGCGGGCCTCGTCGGCGGGGGCAAGCTGTTCGAGACCGCCTTCGCCGGGCTGCTGCCGGATGTGGGGATGAGCGATTATATGCTCGGCATCGTCATCACGGCCGGGATCGTGCTCGCCTACACCATGATCGGCGGGTTCCTCGCGGTCAGCCTCACCGATTTCGTGCAGGGCGTGATCATGATGGTCGCGCTCGTCATCATGCCGCTGGTGGTCATGTTCGGCGGCGGCGGCGACGGCGGGGAATCGCTGACCGAAGTGCCGGTCGAGGGGTTCCTGAGCCTGACGCAGGGCCTCACCTTCCTCGGCTTCATCAGCGCGGTCACATGGGGGCTGGGCTATTTCGGCCAGCCGCACATCATCGTGCGCTTCATGGCGATCGATACGGTGGAAAAGGTCAGGACCGCGCGCAATGTCGGCCTTTCGTGGATGGCGATCTCGCTGGTCGGCGCGGTGGGCATGGGGCTTGCGGGGCGCGCCTATGCCGAGCGAAACGGGCTGATGGTGGACGATCCGGAAACGATTTTCATCGTGCTCGCCGACCTCCTGTTCCACCCGGCGATAACCGGCTTTCTTTTCGCCGCCCTGCTGGCCGCGATCATGAGCACGATCTCCTCCCAGCTGCTGGTCTCCTCCTCCTCGCTGACCGAGGATTTCTACCGCCTGTTCCTGCGCAAGAACGCGGGCGAGCGCGAGGCGGTGAACATCGGTCGGGTCTGCGTCGCGCTGGTGGCTGTGGCCGCGATCGTCATCGCAAGCGATCCGCAAAGCGAGGTGCTGGGCCTTGTCGCGAATGCCTGGGCGGGCTTCGGCGCGGCCTTCGGGCCGCTCATCATCCTCGCGCTGACGTGGCGCGGGATGACCGGCGCGGGCGCGGTCGCGGGGCTCGTCACGGGTGCGGTGGTCGCGGGGGCGTGGATCGCGCTCGAGTGGAATTCGAGCTTCCTGGGCGGAGAGGGCCTCTACGAGATCGTGCCGGGCTTCATCGCCTCGTGGATCGCGATCTATCTGGTCAGCAAGGGCACGACCCAGAGCGCCGCGACCCGCGCGCAGGCCCCGGCGGAGTAG
- a CDS encoding extensin family protein translates to MMNRKAILYRASAGAIAALALAGCGSLVPSPSAPAPGRASGVSQASTPPPIDRSSTRLASAPRGWRDDGPQASCLADLGETGARFDPLPDTYAGPGCHKLGTVRLSALSGDDGVFGVTNLGPVKCGMAKAFSDWARFGVDRAARQILGSPLMRIETMGSYACRNVAGTNRRSAHARAEAIDVSGFVLEDGRRIVLASDWNGGTAAEREFLRIVHRSACKRFGTVLGPEYNAAHRDHFHLEGTGPRFCR, encoded by the coding sequence ATGATGAATCGAAAGGCAATCCTTTACCGGGCATCGGCCGGCGCGATTGCGGCGCTGGCCCTGGCAGGCTGCGGTTCGCTCGTGCCTTCGCCGAGCGCCCCGGCTCCCGGCCGGGCAAGCGGCGTGTCGCAGGCGAGCACTCCGCCGCCGATCGACCGCAGCTCGACCCGGCTGGCCTCGGCCCCGCGCGGTTGGCGTGATGACGGGCCGCAGGCGAGCTGCCTGGCCGACCTCGGCGAGACCGGCGCGCGCTTCGACCCGCTTCCCGATACCTACGCCGGGCCGGGCTGCCACAAGCTCGGCACGGTGCGCCTTTCGGCGCTATCGGGCGATGACGGGGTTTTCGGGGTCACCAATCTCGGCCCGGTCAAGTGCGGCATGGCCAAGGCGTTCTCCGACTGGGCACGCTTCGGCGTCGATCGTGCGGCTCGCCAGATCCTAGGCAGCCCGCTGATGCGGATCGAGACGATGGGAAGTTATGCCTGTCGCAATGTCGCCGGAACTAACCGCCGCTCGGCCCATGCGCGCGCCGAGGCGATCGACGTGTCCGGCTTCGTCCTCGAGGACGGTCGGCGGATCGTCCTGGCGAGCGACTGGAACGGCGGGACGGCGGCCGAGCGCGAGTTCCTCCGCATCGTCCATCGCAGCGCCTGCAAGCGCTTCGGCACCGTGCTCGGCCCCGAATACAACGCCGCGCACCGCGACCATTTCCATCTTGAGGGCACCGGTCCGCGCTTCTGTCGCTAG
- the typA gene encoding translational GTPase TypA produces MSASPSGPASLRNVAIIAHVDHGKTTLVDQLFRQSGTFRENQRVDERAMDSGDLEKERGITILAKCTSVEWTPKGGGETVRINIVDTPGHADFGAEVERILSMVDGVILLVDSAEGAMPQTKFVTGKALALGLKPIVVVNKIDRPDGRPQDVLDEVFDLFASLDADDEQLDFPSLFASGRDGYASPDENAREGSLEPLFELIVNHVPAPDLDAGGKFSFLATLLDRDNFMGRVLTGRVQSGTIKVNDPIHAIDREGNVVETGRATKLLSFRGLERVPVESAKAGDIIALAGLEKATVANTIADPAVSEPIAAQPIDPPTLAMRFAVNDSPLAGREGDKVTSRLIRDRLLREAETNVAIRVTESEDKDSFEVAGRGELQLGVLIETMRREGFELGISRPRVLFREEDGQRMEPYETVVIDVDDEHSGTVVEKMQRRKADLTEMRPSGQGKTRITFSAPSRGLIGYHGEFLSDTRGTGIMNRLFEKYGPYKGPIEGRINGVLISNSDGEAVAYALNALEDRGELFIGSQARVYEGMVIGENAKPEDLEVNPLKSKQLTNIRSSGKDDAIRLTPPRRMSLEQAIAYIDDDEMVEVTPKSIRLRKAILDPHERKKARRKKDA; encoded by the coding sequence ATGTCCGCCTCTCCTTCCGGTCCCGCCTCGCTCAGGAACGTGGCGATCATCGCCCACGTCGACCACGGCAAGACCACGCTCGTCGACCAGCTCTTCCGCCAGTCCGGAACCTTCCGCGAGAACCAGCGGGTGGACGAGCGCGCGATGGACTCGGGGGACCTCGAAAAAGAGCGCGGGATCACCATCCTCGCCAAGTGCACCAGCGTAGAATGGACACCCAAGGGCGGCGGCGAGACGGTGCGCATCAATATCGTCGACACGCCGGGCCACGCCGATTTCGGGGCCGAGGTCGAGCGTATCCTCAGCATGGTCGACGGCGTCATCCTGCTCGTCGACAGCGCCGAAGGGGCTATGCCGCAGACCAAGTTCGTCACCGGAAAGGCGCTCGCGCTCGGCCTCAAGCCCATCGTCGTGGTCAACAAGATCGACCGGCCCGACGGCCGCCCGCAGGACGTGCTCGACGAGGTGTTCGACCTCTTCGCCAGCCTCGACGCCGACGACGAACAGCTCGACTTCCCCTCGCTCTTCGCCAGCGGGCGCGACGGCTATGCCAGCCCCGACGAGAACGCCCGCGAAGGCAGCCTCGAGCCGCTGTTCGAGCTGATCGTGAACCACGTCCCCGCCCCCGATCTCGACGCGGGCGGCAAGTTCAGCTTCCTTGCGACCCTGCTCGACCGCGACAATTTCATGGGGCGCGTGCTGACCGGCCGGGTCCAGTCGGGCACGATCAAGGTCAACGACCCGATCCACGCCATCGACCGCGAGGGCAATGTGGTGGAAACGGGCCGCGCGACCAAGCTGCTGTCCTTCCGCGGGCTCGAACGCGTGCCCGTCGAAAGCGCCAAGGCGGGCGACATCATCGCGCTCGCCGGACTCGAAAAAGCGACCGTCGCCAACACAATCGCCGATCCCGCCGTCAGCGAACCGATCGCCGCCCAGCCGATCGACCCGCCGACGCTCGCGATGCGTTTCGCGGTCAACGACAGCCCGCTCGCCGGGCGCGAAGGCGACAAGGTGACGAGCCGCCTGATCCGCGACCGCCTGCTGCGCGAGGCCGAGACCAACGTCGCGATCCGCGTGACCGAGAGCGAGGACAAGGACAGTTTCGAAGTCGCCGGGCGCGGCGAATTGCAACTGGGCGTCCTCATCGAGACGATGCGCCGCGAAGGCTTCGAGCTCGGCATCTCGCGCCCGCGCGTGCTCTTCCGCGAAGAGGACGGCCAGCGCATGGAGCCCTATGAAACCGTCGTCATCGACGTCGACGACGAGCATTCGGGCACGGTCGTCGAGAAGATGCAGCGCCGCAAGGCCGACCTCACCGAAATGCGCCCCTCGGGCCAGGGCAAGACCCGCATCACCTTCTCAGCCCCCTCACGCGGGCTGATCGGCTATCACGGCGAATTCCTGTCCGACACGCGCGGCACGGGGATCATGAACCGCCTTTTCGAGAAATACGGCCCCTACAAGGGCCCGATCGAAGGCCGCATCAACGGCGTGCTCATCTCGAACAGCGACGGCGAGGCGGTCGCCTATGCCCTGAACGCGCTCGAGGATCGCGGCGAGCTTTTCATCGGGTCGCAGGCGCGCGTCTACGAAGGCATGGTGATCGGCGAGAACGCCAAGCCGGAAGACCTCGAGGTCAATCCGCTGAAGTCGAAGCAGCTCACCAATATCCGCTCGTCGGGCAAGGACGACGCGATCCGCCTCACCCCCCCGCGCCGGATGAGCCTCGAACAGGCGATCGCCTATATCGACGACGATGAAATGGTCGAGGTGACGCCCAAGTCGATCCGGCTGCGGAAAGCGATCCTCGACCCGCACGAGCGCAAGAAGGCGCGCCGCAAGAAGGACGCCTGA
- a CDS encoding TonB-dependent receptor, which produces MRSILSGIAGSYRFTLLAGAAAFAVTAPGVAHAQDLPDSDDADELVLEDDVPSAPESNNQIIVTASKREQTLQEVPISVSVTSGETLEQAQIRDVLDLQTVTPSLRVSQLQTSSATTFIIRGFGNGDNNFGIEPSVGVFIDGVFRSRSAGALGDLNNVQRIEVLNGPQSTLFGKNASAGVISVVTREPQYEFGGMVEAVYGNFNQVFLRGDITGPITDNIAFSLDGTYQRRDGFGEIVNLNEEINNRNRWSTRGQLLIEPSPDFKIRAIADYARIDEICCQTATLVAGPTAPVIQALGGQFSTDFFAYENFLNVVPVNENDNYGGSVQMDYQAGPISITSITAYRELKNFFNQDIDFTSADIATETRDQEVQTFTQEIRIASDFDGPFNFLLGGFYFDETIEQISSVENGSAFRGFGDLLAGGPGTLNFVEQQLGLPQNSILSTPLLTSENFRMENTAWSIFGTFDLEPVDGLVFTVGFNYTDDEKQFALSQQSFDPLAQINLVDAVIVGQIAQATATPPGNIGPAEIAAFQQANPQAFAAIAAAATDPATNPLLPLAALQFQPPFLSVPNSVEPGRTNDDELTYLLRASYQISPEVNVYASYATGFKASSVNLSRDSRPVLGDYIPGPGLSTILAPPSPILNAGLATPNLTTGSRFAGPEEAEVYEIGMKAQWEGFGFNLALFDQTIEGFQSFAFTGLGFALANAGEQSVKGFEFDATINPVDGLVLTFATTYLDALYDDFTGSPLGDLTGQRPGGIPEWAIATSATYTHEFDSGSRIITRVDYNHESNQDINNGLPTFNAQRGNTQIFRREVNLVNASSTLALENGLEIGVFARNLLDDEYILTVFDGVAQAGTVSGYPSPPRTYGGVVRFRF; this is translated from the coding sequence ATGCGCTCCATCCTGTCCGGCATTGCCGGCTCGTATCGATTCACCCTGCTGGCAGGCGCCGCCGCCTTCGCCGTGACCGCGCCGGGCGTCGCCCACGCCCAGGACCTGCCCGATTCCGACGATGCCGACGAACTCGTGCTCGAGGACGACGTGCCGAGCGCGCCGGAATCGAACAACCAGATCATCGTCACCGCCTCCAAGCGCGAGCAGACGCTGCAGGAAGTGCCGATCTCGGTATCGGTCACCAGCGGCGAGACGCTTGAGCAGGCGCAGATCCGCGACGTGCTTGACCTGCAGACGGTCACGCCTTCGCTGCGGGTGAGCCAGCTGCAGACCTCGTCGGCGACCACTTTCATTATCCGCGGCTTCGGCAACGGCGACAACAATTTCGGGATCGAGCCTTCGGTCGGCGTGTTCATCGACGGCGTGTTCCGCTCGCGTTCGGCTGGCGCGCTGGGCGACCTCAACAACGTGCAGCGCATCGAGGTGCTGAACGGCCCGCAGTCGACCCTGTTCGGCAAGAATGCGAGCGCCGGCGTCATCTCGGTCGTCACGCGTGAACCGCAATACGAATTCGGCGGCATGGTCGAAGCCGTCTACGGCAATTTCAACCAGGTCTTCCTGCGCGGCGACATCACCGGGCCGATCACCGACAACATCGCCTTTTCGCTCGACGGCACCTACCAGCGCCGCGACGGCTTCGGCGAGATCGTCAATCTCAATGAAGAGATCAACAACCGCAACCGCTGGTCGACCCGCGGCCAGCTGCTGATCGAGCCGAGCCCGGATTTCAAGATCCGCGCGATTGCCGACTATGCCCGGATCGACGAGATCTGCTGCCAGACCGCGACGCTCGTCGCCGGCCCGACCGCGCCGGTGATCCAGGCGCTGGGCGGCCAGTTCTCGACCGATTTCTTCGCCTACGAGAATTTCCTCAATGTCGTCCCCGTGAACGAGAACGACAATTACGGCGGCTCGGTCCAGATGGACTACCAGGCCGGGCCCATTTCGATCACCTCGATCACGGCCTATCGCGAGCTGAAGAACTTCTTCAACCAGGACATCGACTTCACCAGCGCCGACATCGCGACCGAAACGCGCGACCAGGAAGTGCAGACCTTCACCCAGGAAATCCGCATCGCATCGGATTTCGACGGTCCGTTCAACTTCCTGCTCGGTGGGTTCTATTTCGATGAGACGATCGAGCAGATCTCCTCGGTCGAGAACGGCTCCGCCTTCCGCGGCTTCGGCGACCTGCTCGCGGGCGGTCCGGGCACGCTCAATTTTGTCGAGCAGCAGCTCGGCCTGCCGCAGAACTCGATCCTTTCGACCCCGCTGCTCACCTCGGAGAACTTCCGGATGGAGAATACCGCGTGGTCGATTTTCGGCACGTTCGACCTTGAACCGGTCGACGGGCTCGTCTTCACGGTCGGCTTCAACTACACCGACGACGAGAAGCAATTCGCGCTTTCGCAGCAGAGCTTCGACCCGCTGGCGCAGATCAACCTCGTCGATGCCGTGATCGTCGGCCAGATCGCGCAGGCGACCGCGACCCCTCCCGGCAATATCGGGCCGGCCGAGATCGCCGCTTTCCAGCAGGCCAACCCGCAGGCTTTCGCCGCGATCGCGGCGGCCGCCACCGACCCGGCGACCAACCCGCTGCTTCCGCTTGCCGCGTTGCAGTTCCAGCCGCCGTTCCTGTCGGTCCCTAACTCGGTCGAACCCGGGCGCACCAATGACGACGAGCTGACCTACCTGCTGCGCGCGAGCTACCAGATCTCGCCCGAGGTCAACGTCTATGCGAGCTATGCGACTGGCTTCAAGGCGAGCTCGGTCAACCTGTCGCGCGACAGCCGTCCGGTGCTCGGCGACTACATCCCGGGGCCGGGCCTTTCGACCATTCTCGCCCCGCCGTCGCCGATCCTCAACGCCGGGCTCGCGACGCCGAACCTGACGACGGGCTCGCGCTTCGCCGGGCCGGAAGAGGCGGAAGTCTACGAAATCGGGATGAAGGCGCAGTGGGAGGGCTTCGGCTTCAACCTCGCGCTGTTCGACCAGACGATCGAGGGCTTCCAGAGCTTCGCCTTCACCGGGCTCGGCTTCGCGCTCGCCAATGCGGGTGAGCAGTCGGTCAAGGGCTTTGAATTCGACGCCACGATCAACCCGGTCGACGGGCTGGTCCTGACTTTCGCGACGACCTATCTCGATGCGCTCTACGACGACTTCACCGGCAGCCCGCTGGGCGATCTCACCGGTCAGCGTCCGGGCGGCATCCCCGAATGGGCGATCGCGACTTCGGCGACCTACACCCACGAATTCGACAGCGGGTCGCGCATCATCACCCGCGTCGACTACAACCACGAGAGCAACCAGGACATCAACAACGGCCTGCCGACCTTCAACGCGCAGCGCGGCAATACGCAGATCTTCCGCCGCGAGGTGAACCTGGTGAACGCTTCCTCGACGCTTGCGCTCGAGAACGGGCTCGAAATCGGGGTCTTCGCGCGCAACCTGCTCGACGACGAATACATCCTGACCGTGTTCGACGGCGTCGCGCAGGCCGGGACCGTGTCGGGCTATCCGAGCCCGCCGCGCACCTATGGCGGGGTGGTTCGCTTCCGCTTCTGA
- a CDS encoding glycerophosphoryl diester phosphodiesterase membrane domain-containing protein, whose translation MIDIRRVFSTTFAMLRQRGLMLVGMLVLFTVGQMILSTVLGGVMGASMAGAIFAASAIEDPASLLGVGGGAFVIVALLSYVLFLLVTIAQQAAMTALATPLSQPGFGDALGAGFKSAPTLLATAVLLTVAALVAGVVWIVLAAILSLAGDAGILANVLAVLMVFPLALYLACRLAVLVPVVAVDGERGPIRAIRRSWAITEGKVLGILVVFLLATVIMIVLGLVPFLLIFAGGAMAGSDSAVAGGIGVLLGSLLVLPVLALIGIASAALSAALHAVIGDSAQQEIEEAFA comes from the coding sequence ATGATCGATATTCGCCGGGTCTTTTCGACCACTTTCGCCATGCTCCGGCAGCGCGGCCTTATGCTTGTCGGGATGCTGGTCCTTTTCACCGTGGGGCAGATGATCCTTTCCACCGTGCTGGGCGGAGTTATGGGCGCGTCCATGGCGGGCGCGATATTCGCAGCCTCCGCGATCGAGGACCCGGCTTCGCTCCTTGGCGTGGGAGGAGGCGCGTTCGTGATCGTCGCGCTGCTATCCTACGTCCTTTTCCTGCTCGTCACGATCGCCCAGCAGGCGGCCATGACCGCGCTCGCGACCCCGCTGTCGCAGCCCGGTTTCGGGGACGCGCTGGGAGCCGGGTTCAAGTCGGCGCCGACCCTGCTGGCGACCGCCGTGCTCCTCACGGTTGCTGCGCTGGTCGCAGGCGTGGTCTGGATCGTCCTCGCGGCGATCCTTTCCCTGGCGGGCGATGCGGGTATCCTCGCCAATGTGCTCGCCGTGCTCATGGTGTTCCCGCTCGCGCTTTATCTCGCCTGCCGTCTCGCGGTGCTGGTGCCGGTCGTCGCGGTCGATGGCGAGCGCGGCCCGATCCGGGCGATCCGGCGCAGCTGGGCGATCACCGAGGGCAAGGTGCTGGGCATCCTCGTCGTCTTTCTCCTGGCGACGGTCATCATGATCGTCCTCGGCTTGGTCCCTTTTCTGCTGATCTTCGCCGGGGGAGCGATGGCAGGCAGCGATTCCGCGGTGGCCGGCGGCATCGGCGTCCTGCTGGGAAGTCTTCTGGTCCTGCCGGTGCTGGCATTGATCGGGATCGCGAGCGCGGCGCTTTCGGCTGCGCTTCACGCCGTTATCGGCGACAGCGCGCAGCAGGAAATCGAGGAAGCCTTCGCCTGA
- a CDS encoding LuxR C-terminal-related transcriptional regulator, whose translation MTRKASLHFIDSSSRHRAELARVGFSLGHHSEVYGDMSELSVHPPREGIIIARDTPEEGGVAMLLERLSRLGIWLPLIAVDVQPRPGRIVEAIKAGALDYLSLPLDPERFSRCLTRIEKEAEVFGAQRRRMIEARDRIASLSQREREVLDWLAEGSSNKVIARELDISPRTVEIHRANMMSKLGARHAAEAVRLKLEAKLEPRIRA comes from the coding sequence ATGACACGCAAAGCATCGCTCCACTTCATCGACTCCTCCAGCCGCCACCGCGCCGAACTGGCACGCGTCGGGTTCTCGCTCGGCCACCATTCGGAAGTCTACGGCGATATGTCGGAGCTCTCCGTCCACCCGCCGCGCGAAGGGATCATCATCGCCCGCGACACGCCCGAAGAGGGCGGGGTGGCGATGCTCCTCGAACGATTGAGCCGCCTCGGCATCTGGCTGCCGCTGATCGCGGTCGACGTCCAGCCGCGACCCGGTCGCATCGTCGAGGCGATCAAGGCCGGCGCGCTCGATTATCTCTCGCTTCCGCTCGACCCTGAACGTTTCTCGCGCTGCCTCACCCGGATCGAAAAGGAGGCCGAGGTGTTCGGCGCCCAGCGCCGCCGCATGATCGAGGCGAGGGACCGCATCGCCAGCCTGTCGCAACGCGAACGCGAAGTGCTCGACTGGCTCGCCGAGGGCTCCAGCAACAAGGTGATCGCGCGCGAACTCGACATCAGCCCGCGCACGGTCGAAATCCACCGCGCCAACATGATGAGCAAGCTCGGCGCGCGCCATGCCGCCGAGGCCGTGCGGCTCAAGCTCGAGGCGAAACTGGAACCGCGGATCCGCGCCTGA
- a CDS encoding VOC family protein, translating to MDEQAGPRVTGLGGVFYKVKDPAATREWYREKLGIDGPYGPQLAWEGEPMAHPYSLISHFEDDTYIKPGRHGFMINLRVHDLDGFVKKLKKAKVKVLDTAAEGYGKFAWILDPDGVKIELWEQVEDRLP from the coding sequence ATGGATGAGCAGGCAGGGCCGCGCGTCACGGGGCTTGGCGGGGTGTTCTACAAGGTGAAGGATCCCGCCGCCACGCGAGAGTGGTATCGCGAGAAGCTCGGGATCGACGGGCCCTATGGCCCGCAACTGGCGTGGGAGGGCGAGCCGATGGCCCATCCCTATTCGCTCATAAGCCATTTCGAGGACGACACCTACATCAAGCCGGGCAGGCACGGCTTCATGATCAACCTGCGTGTGCACGACCTCGACGGCTTCGTGAAGAAGCTGAAGAAGGCGAAGGTCAAGGTGCTCGACACCGCCGCCGAGGGCTATGGCAAGTTCGCCTGGATCCTCGACCCCGACGGCGTGAAAATCGAGCTGTGGGAACAGGTCGAGGATCGTTTGCCCTGA